The following proteins are co-located in the uncultured Draconibacterium sp. genome:
- a CDS encoding ABC transporter substrate-binding protein yields the protein MRSIYYLATYLVFAFLMLCTGTAKAQESKLMYGNTPDSVFPYNNFQKAYKYHFVEPIEFHGAGREKPEPTNLDEVRIGFLGPLDNSPLVPLGQQMLNGSLLAIEEANAAGGYKGIPYKLMEHNDVGLWGAAANEVIKMDDEGVWVWLGSIDDIVSHVALRATLKTEMMMVCTGDPDPTFTETNIPWVIRVISDDRQSGYALADYIYNQKGHDRVAVIRTNSRYGRVGVMEFAGVAVRLGHPIRMEERFNEGETDFKMQLENIKKSNPDAILIWASANESALILKQLREMGMEQPVYGSDRMVSSQFMELAGDVANGVVTTCQYNPNADNPALKQFHAAYTKRFGVEPEVFAAHAYDGMNLILKAVEEVGLNRVLIRDVLSDLKTFQGYEGVTGKIVFDASWNDIGEIFMAEVENGEFKFFPAAQMKERGHSKAMPGY from the coding sequence ATGAGAAGTATATATTACCTGGCAACTTATTTGGTTTTTGCATTCTTGATGCTTTGCACTGGCACTGCAAAAGCCCAGGAGAGCAAATTGATGTATGGCAATACTCCCGACAGTGTTTTCCCCTATAATAATTTTCAAAAGGCGTATAAATACCATTTTGTTGAACCCATTGAATTTCATGGTGCAGGCCGCGAAAAACCGGAACCAACCAATCTTGACGAAGTACGAATTGGTTTTTTGGGTCCACTCGATAATTCACCACTTGTACCGCTGGGGCAACAGATGCTAAACGGTTCTCTGCTCGCCATTGAAGAAGCCAACGCTGCCGGAGGGTACAAAGGAATTCCATACAAATTAATGGAACACAACGATGTTGGTTTGTGGGGTGCTGCTGCCAACGAAGTAATTAAAATGGATGACGAAGGAGTTTGGGTTTGGCTTGGTTCGATAGACGACATTGTTTCGCATGTGGCATTGCGTGCTACTCTTAAAACCGAAATGATGATGGTGTGTACCGGCGATCCCGATCCAACTTTTACCGAGACAAATATTCCATGGGTAATCCGGGTAATTAGCGACGACCGGCAAAGTGGTTACGCTTTGGCCGATTACATTTACAATCAAAAAGGGCACGATCGTGTGGCAGTAATACGTACCAACAGTCGTTATGGTAGAGTTGGTGTGATGGAATTTGCCGGTGTTGCCGTTCGTTTGGGGCATCCCATTCGAATGGAAGAACGATTTAATGAAGGCGAAACCGATTTTAAAATGCAGCTCGAAAACATTAAAAAGTCGAATCCTGATGCCATTTTGATTTGGGCTAGTGCCAACGAATCGGCGCTTATTTTAAAACAACTTCGCGAAATGGGAATGGAACAACCTGTTTACGGCTCCGACCGTATGGTTTCTTCGCAGTTTATGGAGCTGGCCGGAGATGTTGCAAACGGAGTTGTTACAACTTGTCAGTACAATCCAAATGCCGACAATCCGGCTTTAAAACAATTCCATGCTGCCTATACAAAACGTTTTGGGGTGGAACCGGAAGTTTTTGCCGCACATGCTTACGATGGAATGAATCTTATTTTGAAAGCTGTTGAAGAAGTGGGATTAAATCGTGTGCTTATCCGCGATGTTTTGTCCGACCTGAAAACGTTTCAGGGGTATGAAGGAGTAACCGGAAAAATTGTTTTTGACGCATCGTGGAACGATATCGGGGAAATATTTATGGCCGAAGTGGAAAATGGGGAGTTTAAATTTTTCCCGGCAGCACAAATGAAGGAGAGGGGACATTCGAAAGCAATGCCCGGATATTAA
- a CDS encoding ABC transporter substrate-binding protein, translating to MCRRQIIVLIGLLGFLFLKSEYGCAQTTTGLADTIKVGLLISDSTYKEARQAAELAINEANSESQSNKKFKLVNRSMEGPWGTGAKQTVDLVFNEQVYAIIGSHDGRNAHLAEQVIAKTQVVYVSAWAADPTLSQAYVPWFFSLVPNNIQQAKALCTHMYKTGNFSNVLVISNADYDAETGAKFFEAEVKEQGFHLPAKFVYSSDSNLDALKSRFREQQTEAIVLFGDAAWASKIIQLAKVEKIRIYGSWLITGESLTEEFKLQNLDDVIGIDAVYWTSEKGKLFSEKFKKKYGTLPGATAAYAYDATHFVLAEINKSGFDRELFKSRLRSASYQGITGKIEFDNLGNLKKEVQLVEIKNGIPHAAGN from the coding sequence ATGTGCAGACGGCAGATAATTGTTTTGATTGGGTTGCTTGGTTTTCTTTTCTTAAAGTCGGAATATGGCTGTGCACAAACAACTACCGGTTTGGCCGATACAATCAAAGTCGGACTGCTAATTTCGGACAGTACTTATAAGGAAGCGAGGCAGGCAGCCGAATTGGCAATCAACGAAGCAAATTCAGAATCGCAATCAAACAAAAAATTTAAGCTGGTAAACCGTTCGATGGAAGGGCCCTGGGGAACCGGTGCAAAACAAACGGTTGATTTGGTTTTTAACGAGCAGGTGTATGCAATAATCGGGAGCCACGATGGAAGAAATGCACATTTGGCTGAACAGGTTATTGCCAAAACGCAGGTGGTTTATGTCTCTGCGTGGGCTGCCGACCCAACTTTGTCGCAAGCTTATGTGCCCTGGTTTTTTAGCCTCGTTCCCAATAATATCCAGCAGGCAAAGGCACTTTGTACACACATGTATAAAACCGGTAACTTTTCAAACGTGCTGGTAATTTCCAATGCGGATTACGATGCCGAAACGGGCGCCAAATTCTTCGAAGCTGAAGTGAAAGAACAAGGGTTTCACTTGCCGGCTAAATTTGTTTACTCTTCAGATTCCAATCTCGATGCGTTAAAAAGTAGATTTCGGGAACAGCAAACGGAAGCAATTGTATTGTTTGGAGACGCCGCCTGGGCTTCAAAAATTATACAGTTGGCGAAAGTAGAAAAAATAAGAATTTATGGATCGTGGCTAATAACAGGAGAATCGTTAACCGAAGAATTTAAGCTGCAAAACCTGGATGATGTAATTGGTATTGACGCGGTTTACTGGACCAGCGAAAAAGGGAAATTGTTTTCCGAAAAATTTAAAAAGAAATACGGTACACTGCCGGGAGCAACGGCTGCTTATGCCTACGATGCTACACATTTTGTTCTTGCAGAAATTAATAAATCGGGTTTTGATCGTGAATTATTTAAGAGCCGGCTTCGATCTGCTAGTTATCAGGGAATTACCGGAAAGATTGAATTCGACAATTTAGGCAATCTGAAAAAAGAGGTTCAACTGGTAGAAATAAAGAACGGAATTCCGCATGCTGCGGGCAATTAA
- a CDS encoding FG-GAP-like repeat-containing protein gives MTKQNYFLLFGLFFVFLAGCQSSAEKEKQDAVELMTAQTMGIAYLEEFKLEEAETEFLKYVKLAPEDRLGYANLGITYLRMGKYPEAEEQIQHALEIDAEDADIQLILATIYEMDNHREKAIAVLNDALKNAPNHAKVLYMLSELYSVANDAESQANRKACITNLAAIVPGNLVPQLSLTEIGLKENQADSTLARLEKIAKEFPEFPIEARDYYTATLDYLRKGDIQNAKIQFTIFHNYLKVTSPYQAGIMELKGPGGNLIGFPLIEYNKDLIVQDVEAKSYLDVIVFKEVSASAGINLPLVSETNASQNGVLSHVEVADYDGDGDIDIYTAGYDEASSSFKHHLYNNEMGRFTDVAANVGMDHTGNEAAATFIDYDNDGFLDLYILNEKGDILYRNADQGMFKNVSENSGIGNRTGGAKALFFDYDHDGDLDLFQMNKTGNQLFRNNMDGTFTDLIEKTGIPSDEPFKDAAFGDFDDDDDIDLLLTGASGTFLFSNQRQGIFKNVSEECGLSEAIPGTAIDVADINNDGFLDFFVTSETPGEIAIFQNHGNAQFGALKGVSKMFGSLAKVKTTDVRFFDFDNDGYQDIIIAGNSTVEGARGLFLYHNEAPGEFADVSHLLPENVKSARQIELFDYNDDGDIDILLAGVNGGLLLLRNDGGNINHYVDMKLVGLRTGSAKNNHFGIGAKVEMRSGDLYQTQVVTSPGVHFGLGHRKNADIIRITWTNGVPQNIFRPGVDQALIEAQTLKGSCPFVYAWNGNEYQLVKDITWRSALGMPLGIMGENTAYAFADASDDYIKIPGKFLKEKEGKYSIRITSELWETIYMDRVRLAVADHPANTDVFVPEQFGPPPFPGYKLYTVSEKKLPVCAIDQDGNDVLSFIEKEDDNYLAGFNSDKYQGLTEMHTLTLSPEKNTSTNKLHLFLKGWIFPTDASINAALSQSNAIEVVSPVIQVVNSKGEWQTVLKNVGFPMGKDKTVIIDLSDKFLSADHRVRILTNMEIYWDYIFFSNVSNDIPVTTTILDPVSADIHYRGFSRSYRKGGRYGPHWFDYYDVDTNTKWVDLTGNYTRYGDVLPLLLASDNQYIISNAGDETSIEFNAGDLPELPEGWTRDFFIHSVGWVKDGDLNTAFGNQVEPLPYHGMKNYPPLAEDVYPDDEDLKQYHSKYNNRVVTTENYRNFIKDEVYSNEKK, from the coding sequence ATGACTAAACAAAACTATTTTTTACTTTTTGGTCTGTTTTTCGTGTTTTTAGCAGGCTGTCAATCGTCTGCCGAAAAAGAAAAACAAGATGCTGTTGAGTTAATGACGGCTCAAACAATGGGAATTGCCTATCTGGAAGAGTTTAAACTGGAAGAGGCCGAAACTGAGTTTCTGAAATATGTAAAACTGGCTCCTGAAGACCGCCTGGGATATGCCAACCTTGGTATTACTTATTTGCGTATGGGAAAATATCCGGAGGCAGAAGAGCAAATTCAGCACGCGCTGGAGATTGATGCTGAAGATGCAGATATACAGCTTATTCTGGCTACGATTTACGAAATGGATAACCATCGCGAAAAAGCCATTGCTGTTTTAAACGATGCCTTGAAAAACGCGCCCAATCATGCAAAAGTATTGTACATGCTTTCCGAATTGTATTCAGTGGCAAATGATGCAGAGTCGCAGGCAAACAGAAAAGCCTGTATCACAAATCTGGCTGCAATAGTTCCCGGTAATTTAGTTCCACAGTTAAGTTTAACCGAAATTGGTTTAAAGGAGAATCAGGCTGACAGTACGTTGGCAAGGTTGGAAAAAATTGCAAAAGAGTTTCCCGAATTTCCGATTGAAGCCCGCGATTATTATACGGCTACGTTGGATTATTTACGAAAAGGAGACATTCAAAATGCCAAAATACAGTTTACTATTTTTCACAATTACCTAAAAGTTACTTCGCCCTACCAGGCCGGAATAATGGAGTTAAAAGGGCCGGGAGGTAATTTAATTGGCTTTCCGCTGATCGAGTACAACAAGGATTTGATTGTGCAGGATGTGGAAGCAAAATCGTACCTCGATGTAATTGTATTTAAAGAAGTAAGTGCTTCGGCAGGGATAAATCTGCCGCTTGTTTCTGAAACAAATGCAAGCCAAAATGGTGTTTTAAGTCATGTGGAAGTTGCCGACTACGATGGCGATGGCGACATTGATATTTACACCGCAGGCTACGATGAGGCAAGCAGCTCGTTTAAGCATCATTTATACAATAACGAGATGGGGCGCTTTACCGATGTGGCCGCAAATGTTGGAATGGATCATACCGGAAATGAGGCGGCTGCAACTTTTATTGACTACGACAACGATGGTTTTCTGGATTTATACATTCTGAATGAAAAGGGTGATATTTTGTACCGAAATGCAGATCAGGGGATGTTTAAAAATGTAAGCGAAAATTCAGGTATTGGCAATCGCACAGGTGGAGCCAAAGCTTTGTTTTTTGATTACGACCACGACGGCGACCTGGATTTATTTCAGATGAACAAAACCGGCAATCAGCTCTTCCGAAACAATATGGACGGCACTTTTACCGATCTGATTGAAAAAACCGGAATTCCTTCTGATGAGCCTTTTAAAGATGCTGCTTTTGGCGATTTCGATGACGACGATGATATTGATTTGTTGCTTACCGGAGCAAGCGGGACTTTTCTGTTTTCGAATCAGCGGCAGGGAATTTTCAAAAATGTTTCCGAAGAATGTGGTTTGTCTGAAGCCATTCCCGGCACTGCCATTGATGTGGCCGATATAAATAACGATGGTTTTCTCGATTTCTTTGTTACTTCCGAAACTCCGGGGGAAATTGCCATCTTTCAAAACCACGGGAATGCACAGTTTGGCGCTTTAAAAGGGGTGTCAAAAATGTTTGGCTCGCTCGCAAAAGTAAAAACCACCGATGTTCGGTTTTTTGATTTTGATAACGATGGATACCAGGATATAATAATTGCCGGAAATTCAACAGTTGAAGGCGCTCGGGGTTTGTTTTTGTACCACAATGAAGCTCCGGGTGAATTCGCTGACGTATCGCATCTACTTCCTGAAAATGTAAAATCGGCACGGCAGATTGAACTGTTTGATTACAACGACGATGGCGACATTGATATTTTACTTGCCGGTGTAAACGGAGGTCTGCTACTGTTGCGTAACGACGGTGGAAACATCAATCATTATGTGGACATGAAACTGGTGGGTTTACGCACCGGTAGCGCCAAAAATAATCATTTTGGAATTGGTGCGAAGGTAGAAATGCGAAGCGGCGATTTATACCAAACTCAGGTAGTAACCAGTCCCGGTGTACATTTTGGATTGGGACACCGAAAAAATGCCGATATCATTCGTATAACTTGGACCAACGGTGTGCCGCAAAATATATTCCGACCCGGCGTAGATCAGGCGCTCATTGAGGCGCAGACATTAAAAGGATCGTGTCCGTTTGTATATGCCTGGAACGGAAATGAATACCAACTGGTAAAAGACATTACATGGAGAAGTGCGCTGGGGATGCCTCTCGGAATTATGGGAGAAAATACAGCTTATGCTTTTGCCGATGCATCGGATGATTACATTAAAATACCGGGTAAATTTCTAAAAGAGAAAGAGGGCAAATATTCCATCCGGATCACCTCCGAATTGTGGGAAACCATTTATATGGACCGGGTACGTTTGGCTGTTGCCGATCATCCTGCAAATACCGATGTTTTTGTACCTGAACAATTTGGCCCGCCACCATTTCCCGGTTACAAACTGTACACCGTTTCCGAGAAAAAATTACCTGTATGTGCAATCGATCAGGACGGAAACGATGTTCTTTCGTTTATCGAAAAAGAGGATGACAATTATCTGGCAGGATTTAACTCAGATAAATACCAGGGATTAACCGAAATGCATACTCTTACACTCAGCCCGGAAAAGAATACAAGTACAAATAAGTTACACCTGTTTTTAAAAGGCTGGATATTTCCTACCGATGCCAGTATCAACGCGGCTTTGTCGCAATCAAATGCCATTGAGGTTGTTTCGCCTGTTATTCAGGTTGTAAATTCGAAAGGAGAATGGCAAACTGTACTAAAAAATGTGGGCTTCCCTATGGGGAAAGACAAAACTGTAATTATTGATCTGTCTGATAAATTTTTAAGTGCCGATCACCGGGTGCGGATTTTAACCAATATGGAAATTTACTGGGATTATATTTTCTTCTCAAATGTAAGCAACGATATTCCGGTTACCACAACCATCCTCGATCCTGTTTCGGCCGATATTCACTACCGCGGATTTTCGCGTTCGTACCGAAAGGGAGGTCGTTACGGGCCGCACTGGTTCGACTATTACGATGTGGACACAAATACAAAATGGGTTGATCTTACCGGAAATTACACACGTTACGGCGATGTGCTGCCTTTGTTGCTTGCGTCGGATAATCAATACATAATTTCCAATGCCGGAGATGAAACTTCCATCGAATTTAATGCAGGTGATTTGCCTGAATTGCCCGAAGGCTGGACCCGCGATTTCTTTATTCATAGTGTAGGTTGGGTAAAAGACGGCGATTTAAATACAGCTTTTGGAAACCAGGTGGAACCTTTGCCCTATCACGGAATGAAAAATTATCCGCCACTGGCGGAAGACGTTTATCCGGATGATGAAGACTTAAAACAATACCACAGTAAATACAACAACAGAGTAGTTACAACCGAAAACTACCGCAATTTTATTAAAGATGAAGTGTACAGCAATGAAAAAAAGTAA
- a CDS encoding CRTAC1 family protein, translating into MKKSKFFFILFLIFSPTLIFAQKKSEVFTDVTKSAGIDFVYNFGDHTYVNIVESSGSGITVFDFNNDGLMDIYLMNGTYLDGISTEDGKEFSNTPNELYKNNGDGTFTEMAVKAGVDDRHWSMAAGAIDIDKDGFDDLFLLNYGPNIFYHNNGDGTFTDITGKLGLEGPAELNGFTKWSIGVSFWDYNNDNRLDAMVGNFLAFDPEYISTQTPGMMPHPSEYKGQASMLYEQQADGSFKDVSAKNKLFYPDSKCMGLTVYDFDNDGDMDILQANDHQKNFLFSNENGNYREIGIERGVAVNSHGQPTGSMHGTIGDIDNDGDLDILVGDLKYGALYRNLGNGFYEDVTEVSGVAASFSGKGSWGTAFVDFDNDGDLDIVSANGTAEELILQYPVLLENDGTGRFKDVGKENGSYFTTKRSGRGLVVLDYDNDGNMDILISHVDLKGEPALMKNNGTNNNHWLGLKLVGENGPASAIAARVSLTVGGKDRVFINQWTNAYLSNSDPRIHIGLGNVNKVNELEVKWSDGKTEVFKNLVTDKYQILKQGKGITKK; encoded by the coding sequence ATGAAAAAAAGTAAGTTCTTTTTTATCCTGTTTTTGATTTTCTCCCCAACATTGATTTTTGCACAAAAAAAATCCGAAGTTTTTACAGATGTTACAAAAAGTGCAGGAATTGATTTTGTGTACAATTTTGGAGACCACACCTATGTAAATATAGTTGAAAGTAGTGGCTCCGGAATTACTGTTTTTGATTTTAACAACGATGGATTGATGGATATTTACCTGATGAATGGAACCTATCTGGACGGTATTTCAACGGAAGACGGCAAGGAATTTAGTAACACACCCAACGAATTGTATAAAAACAATGGCGACGGCACTTTTACCGAAATGGCGGTAAAAGCAGGTGTTGACGATCGGCACTGGAGCATGGCCGCCGGTGCAATCGACATTGACAAAGATGGTTTTGATGATTTGTTTTTGCTGAATTACGGACCAAATATTTTCTACCACAACAACGGCGACGGCACTTTTACCGATATTACAGGCAAATTGGGTTTGGAAGGCCCAGCTGAGTTGAACGGGTTTACAAAATGGAGCATTGGAGTTTCGTTCTGGGATTATAACAACGACAACCGTTTGGATGCCATGGTTGGTAATTTTTTGGCTTTCGATCCTGAATACATTTCAACACAAACTCCCGGGATGATGCCGCATCCTTCGGAATACAAAGGGCAGGCATCCATGTTATACGAGCAGCAAGCCGATGGTAGTTTTAAGGATGTAAGTGCCAAAAACAAACTGTTTTATCCCGATTCAAAATGTATGGGACTTACGGTTTACGATTTTGATAACGACGGCGATATGGACATTCTTCAAGCCAACGATCATCAGAAAAATTTCTTGTTCAGCAATGAAAATGGCAACTACCGCGAAATAGGAATTGAGCGGGGAGTGGCAGTAAACAGTCATGGCCAGCCAACCGGTTCGATGCACGGAACCATTGGTGACATTGATAACGACGGCGATCTGGATATTTTGGTGGGCGATTTAAAATACGGTGCTTTATACCGGAATCTTGGAAATGGATTTTATGAGGATGTTACCGAAGTGAGCGGTGTTGCTGCCTCCTTTTCAGGGAAAGGAAGTTGGGGAACAGCTTTTGTTGATTTTGATAACGACGGCGATTTGGACATTGTTTCGGCAAATGGTACCGCAGAAGAACTGATTTTGCAATATCCGGTATTACTCGAAAATGATGGAACCGGCCGATTTAAAGACGTTGGAAAAGAAAACGGTTCGTATTTTACTACCAAACGATCGGGCCGGGGACTGGTTGTTCTTGATTACGACAATGATGGAAATATGGATATTCTTATTTCTCATGTTGATTTAAAAGGAGAACCGGCTTTAATGAAAAACAATGGCACAAATAATAACCACTGGCTGGGATTAAAACTGGTAGGCGAAAACGGCCCGGCGTCGGCGATTGCTGCCCGGGTTTCGTTAACAGTTGGTGGCAAAGATCGAGTATTTATCAACCAGTGGACCAATGCTTACCTTTCGAACAGCGATCCTCGAATTCACATTGGACTAGGAAATGTTAACAAGGTGAATGAGCTGGAAGTGAAGTGGTCGGATGGTAAAACCGAAGTGTTTAAAAATTTAGTTACAGATAAATACCAAATCCTGAAACAGGGAAAAGGAATTACAAAAAAGTAA
- a CDS encoding beta-propeller fold lactonase family protein, which yields MKRQKLFVLAGLVVVLGLLVYFPGRKHARAHVNYMTAAEDHPLLCLNCHLYKKSDGIIYKLVNKDYLSPYNTAVSNDGTQLYVVAQDANELLVTDIEKKQVLQHIPVDNHPHSIVLTNDGNIAYVSNQWADNVSVVDLANGTVTDTLETGNGPSGITLSKDEKFLFVVNTFSSDLTVIDLNKKKEIKRLPAAFDPAGIAVSPDGGKVYVSGRRGNMVPYGEPLVTEVIEYDAQKKRVKNVIGVGSAYLMENISFTPSGDLALLSLIRPKNLVPMVQVERGWMMNHGIGIIEQGENGRVIQLLLDEPNAYYSDPYDVVVTPDGKKAFVSSSGVNTISVIDLEEIRTILKEYTREQLDYFANDLAFSRKYVVKRIPTGACPKGMSISKDGSRLYVAEQLEDRIAVIDVDQLEPLTTIDLGGPEKITVARKGRRLFVNAGGTFQHQYSCYTCHPDYHEDGLVYNMAGKDMGRNVTNTQSLREINGTAPFKWNGKNQTVYKQDGMRFSTVLTRTEAFCYPDLDALTSFILTGIKNPPNLMYNKTGELTASQKRGKEIFERSVDGNGKMIPENGRCVTCHPAPFYTNFKLADVGTLAESDDSIQFDTPHLNNIFASPPYLHDGRAQTLEEIWTLYGGEDEHGVVNDMTKMELNDLINYLKSLRSASYEHQKEKALNASL from the coding sequence ATGAAAAGACAGAAATTATTTGTGCTTGCAGGGCTTGTGGTTGTTTTGGGATTGCTGGTTTATTTTCCCGGTCGAAAACATGCGCGTGCTCATGTAAATTATATGACTGCGGCTGAGGATCATCCGCTACTTTGTCTGAATTGTCACCTGTATAAAAAAAGTGATGGTATAATCTATAAACTGGTAAACAAAGATTATCTATCGCCTTATAACACAGCTGTGTCGAATGATGGGACTCAACTTTATGTTGTGGCTCAGGATGCAAACGAACTTCTGGTAACCGATATTGAAAAGAAGCAGGTACTTCAACACATTCCGGTCGATAATCATCCGCATAGTATTGTTTTAACAAACGATGGAAACATTGCCTATGTAAGTAACCAGTGGGCCGATAATGTTTCGGTGGTTGATTTGGCTAACGGAACTGTTACCGATACGCTTGAAACCGGAAACGGACCATCGGGGATTACACTGAGTAAAGATGAAAAATTCCTGTTTGTGGTAAATACCTTTAGTTCGGATCTTACGGTGATCGATCTCAATAAGAAAAAGGAAATTAAACGCCTGCCTGCTGCATTCGATCCAGCCGGAATTGCTGTTTCGCCCGATGGCGGTAAGGTTTATGTTTCGGGCAGACGAGGGAATATGGTGCCATACGGAGAACCGCTTGTTACCGAAGTGATTGAATACGATGCCCAAAAAAAACGTGTGAAAAATGTAATTGGCGTTGGTTCTGCCTATTTGATGGAGAACATTAGCTTTACTCCTTCCGGAGATTTAGCGCTGCTTTCGCTGATTCGTCCTAAAAATCTTGTTCCAATGGTTCAGGTAGAACGAGGCTGGATGATGAACCACGGAATTGGAATTATAGAACAGGGCGAAAATGGCCGCGTTATTCAGCTTTTACTCGACGAACCCAATGCGTATTATTCCGATCCTTATGATGTTGTTGTTACGCCTGACGGGAAAAAAGCTTTTGTGTCGAGCTCGGGTGTAAATACAATTTCGGTGATCGATTTGGAAGAAATCCGAACAATCCTAAAAGAATATACCCGGGAACAGTTGGATTATTTTGCAAATGATCTGGCATTTAGCCGAAAGTATGTTGTCAAGCGAATTCCAACAGGTGCCTGCCCAAAAGGCATGAGCATTTCGAAAGATGGTTCCCGATTATATGTTGCCGAGCAACTGGAAGACAGAATTGCGGTAATTGATGTTGATCAACTGGAACCTTTGACAACGATAGATTTGGGTGGTCCCGAAAAAATTACGGTTGCCCGCAAAGGCAGAAGATTGTTTGTAAATGCCGGTGGCACATTTCAACATCAATATTCGTGTTACACTTGCCACCCCGATTACCACGAAGATGGTTTGGTGTATAATATGGCCGGAAAAGACATGGGGCGTAACGTAACCAATACACAATCGCTTCGCGAAATTAATGGTACCGCGCCTTTTAAATGGAACGGGAAAAATCAAACTGTGTATAAACAAGACGGAATGCGCTTTTCAACCGTGTTAACTCGTACTGAAGCATTTTGTTATCCCGATTTGGATGCTCTTACTTCGTTTATTTTAACGGGCATTAAAAATCCACCAAACTTAATGTACAACAAAACAGGAGAACTAACTGCCTCGCAAAAACGTGGGAAAGAAATTTTTGAGCGTAGCGTAGATGGCAATGGCAAAATGATACCCGAAAACGGCAGATGTGTTACCTGTCATCCGGCTCCGTTTTATACCAATTTTAAGTTGGCAGATGTTGGCACGTTGGCCGAATCGGACGACAGTATTCAGTTTGATACACCACACCTGAATAATATTTTTGCTTCGCCGCCCTATTTGCACGACGGCAGAGCACAAACGCTTGAAGAAATATGGACACTTTATGGAGGAGAAGATGAGCACGGAGTTGTAAACGACATGACAAAAATGGAGTTGAACGACCTCATTAATTACTTAAAATCATTGCGCAGTGCAAGCTATGAACATCAAAAAGAAAAAGCTTTAAACGCATCGTTATAA